In Electrophorus electricus isolate fEleEle1 chromosome 14, fEleEle1.pri, whole genome shotgun sequence, a single window of DNA contains:
- the LOC113574281 gene encoding somatostatin receptor type 5 isoform X2 codes for MEATEPFRMFSDNESTLELGSRLVHSFEAPQTFDAFSVAMAVLHLAVCIVGLGGNSLVIIAILKLDKMASATTVYIFNLALADGLFMVGLPFVAFQNFHNKWIFGDVACKLVMVLDGINQFTSVFCLTVMSVDRYMALVDPVRFARWRTPKWAKIISAFLWLFSLLPVLPIALHFSVHYGLCMADTFVVKWWMTFLAYTFVLGFVLPFLVMIIFYTALVMTLRSSRQQDRSLPSQDSLSLEKQRPLAGTSEFSSAPARTLPVCIATGKLRAMTYVTLMDRM; via the exons ATGGAAGCTACTGAACCTTTCCGAATGTTTTCAGACAACGAGTCTACTCTGGAATTAGGCAGCAGGTTAGTTCACAGCTTTGAGGCTCCTCAGACCTTTGATGCCTTCAGTGTGGCCATGGCTGTCCTCCACCTAGCAGTATGCATCGTGGGATTGGGTGGGAACTCTCTGGTCATAATTGCCATCCTCAAGCTGGATAAAATGGCCTCAGCTACAACCGTGTACATCTTCAACCTGGCTTTGGCCGATGGACTTTTTATGGTGGGGCTCCCTTTTGTGGCCTTTCAGAACTTCCACAACAAGTGGATCTTTGGCGATGTGGCCTGCAAACTGGTCATGGTCCTGGATGGAATCAACCAGTTCACCAGTGTCTTCTGCCTCACAGTTATGAGTGTGGACCGCTATATGGCTCTGGTAGACCCCGTACGTTTTGCTCGTTGGAGAACCCCAAAATGGGCAAAGATCATCTCCGCCTTCCTTTGGCTGTTCTCTCTGCTTCCTGTCCTGCCCATAGCACTTCACTTCTCTGTTCACTATGGCTTGTGCATGGCCGACACATTTGTGGTCAAGTGGTGGATGACCTTCCTCGCCTATACTTTCGTGCTTGGTTTCGTCCTGCCCTTTCTGGTGATGATCATCTTCTACACAGCTCTGGTGATGACCCTGAGAAGCTCCAGACAGCAGGACAGGAGCTTGCCCTCACAGGACAGCTTGAGTTTGGAGAAGCAG AGACCTTTGGCAGGTACTTCCGAATTCTCCTCTGCCCCCGCAAGGACTCTCCCAGTATGCATTGCAACAGGGAAACTGAGGGCTATGACCTACGTGACACTAATGGACAGGAT GTGA
- the LOC113574284 gene encoding tumor necrosis factor receptor superfamily member 13B: MARGCTGSQYWDGLVRQCMSCHIVCGKTDPHLRCLDFCVAYDCKAVPGQFYDRLLKKCFKCSDLCGHHPLECSPVCPTRLAVATTTKPVAVTALQPLATSKSTVTRHVPYTEVLVYALLGLAFAILLSTVLVALLALLRRARDHRERGEKHGQTDGRRQPSKDWLMAEALTQEAGMVPDRPRATETCVHCFAEQMEASCTLYQQAMPQPQHQHHHVNGLFRNHATGEVKERGDALRIICSPTQTSM, translated from the exons ATGGCTCGAGGCTGCACTGGGAGCCAGTACTGGGATGGACTGGTTAGACAGTGCATGTCCTGTCATATAGTCTGTGGCAAAACTGATCCTCACCTTCGCTGCTTGGACTTCTGTG TGGCCTACGATTGTAAGGCTGTGCCAGGCCAGTTCTACGACAGGCTCCTGAAGAAGTGCTTCAAGTGTTCAGATCTTTGCGGCCACCACCCGCTTGAATGCTCGCCAGTGTGCCCGA CTCGCTTGGCGGTGGCAACAACGACGAAGCCTGTGGCTGTGACTGCGCTGCAGCCTTTGGCCACTAGTAAGAGCACTGTGACCCGTCACGTGCCTTACACAGAGGTGCTGGTGTACGCTCTGCTGGGCCTGGCCTTCGCCATCCTGCTCAGCACTGTGCTGGTGGCTCTGCTGGCTCTGCTGCGGAGAGCCAGGGATCACAGGGAGCGTGGAGAGAAGCACGGCCAAACAGACGGACGCAGGCAGCCGTCTAAAG ACTGGCTGATGGCCGAGGCCCTAACCCAGGAGGCTGGCATGGTCCCGGACAGACCCAGGGCTACAGAAACCTGTGTGCACTGCTTTGCTGAACAGATGGAGGCGTCCTGCACGCTCTATCAGCAGGCCATGCCACAGCCCCAACATCAGCATCACCACGTCAACGGGCTGTTCCGCAACCATGCCACCGGGGAGGTAAAAGAGCGAGGCGACGCGTTGAGGATCATATGCTCACCGACACAGACAAGCATGTGA
- the LOC113574281 gene encoding somatostatin receptor type 5 isoform X1: protein MEATEPFRMFSDNESTLELGSRLVHSFEAPQTFDAFSVAMAVLHLAVCIVGLGGNSLVIIAILKLDKMASATTVYIFNLALADGLFMVGLPFVAFQNFHNKWIFGDVACKLVMVLDGINQFTSVFCLTVMSVDRYMALVDPVRFARWRTPKWAKIISAFLWLFSLLPVLPIALHFSVHYGLCMADTFVVKWWMTFLAYTFVLGFVLPFLVMIIFYTALVMTLRSSRQQDRSLPSQDSLSLEKQVTKMVVAVVVVFGICWLPFYVFNFCSLYTNNVLLAFARGFEIAVLLSYSWSCANPILYACLSETFGRYFRILLCPRKDSPSMHCNRETEGYDLRDTNGQDVKILI, encoded by the exons ATGGAAGCTACTGAACCTTTCCGAATGTTTTCAGACAACGAGTCTACTCTGGAATTAGGCAGCAGGTTAGTTCACAGCTTTGAGGCTCCTCAGACCTTTGATGCCTTCAGTGTGGCCATGGCTGTCCTCCACCTAGCAGTATGCATCGTGGGATTGGGTGGGAACTCTCTGGTCATAATTGCCATCCTCAAGCTGGATAAAATGGCCTCAGCTACAACCGTGTACATCTTCAACCTGGCTTTGGCCGATGGACTTTTTATGGTGGGGCTCCCTTTTGTGGCCTTTCAGAACTTCCACAACAAGTGGATCTTTGGCGATGTGGCCTGCAAACTGGTCATGGTCCTGGATGGAATCAACCAGTTCACCAGTGTCTTCTGCCTCACAGTTATGAGTGTGGACCGCTATATGGCTCTGGTAGACCCCGTACGTTTTGCTCGTTGGAGAACCCCAAAATGGGCAAAGATCATCTCCGCCTTCCTTTGGCTGTTCTCTCTGCTTCCTGTCCTGCCCATAGCACTTCACTTCTCTGTTCACTATGGCTTGTGCATGGCCGACACATTTGTGGTCAAGTGGTGGATGACCTTCCTCGCCTATACTTTCGTGCTTGGTTTCGTCCTGCCCTTTCTGGTGATGATCATCTTCTACACAGCTCTGGTGATGACCCTGAGAAGCTCCAGACAGCAGGACAGGAGCTTGCCCTCACAGGACAGCTTGAGTTTGGAGAAGCAGGTGACCAAGATGGTAGTAGCTGTGGTTGTTGTCTTTGGGATATGCTGGCTGCCTTTCTATGTCTTCAACTTCTGCTCACTGTACACCAACAACGTGCTGCTTGCCTTTGCCCGTGGCTTTGAGATTGCAGTGCTGCTGTCTTATTCTTGGAGTTGTGCCAATCCGATCCTGTATGCCTGCCTGTCAGAGACCTTTGGCAGGTACTTCCGAATTCTCCTCTGCCCCCGCAAGGACTCTCCCAGTATGCATTGCAACAGGGAAACTGAGGGCTATGACCTACGTGACACTAATGGACAGGAT GTGAAGATTCTCATCTGA
- the sstr2a gene encoding somatostatin receptor type 2 gives MEAWPLLPAHPNISLPETLFSNNFIPGNESDFGLEDDRVITPSFDQTSSVVITFMYFVVCAVGLCGNALVMYVILRYAKMKTVTNIYILNLAVADVLCMLSLPFIAIQLALLHWPFGGAICRIVLTLDSLNQFTSIFFLTVMSIDRYLAVVHPIKSTKWRKPLVAKTISLAMWGVSLLVNLPIMIYSGLNTNKNEARTCTILWPEPRNTYYTAFIFYMFFVGFFLPLVVICLCYLFIVIKVRSSGMRVGSSKRKRSERKVTRMVSIVVVVFVLCWLPFYMFNVASVTGSLTATPVLKSTFDFVVVLGYANSCANPFLYAFLSDNFKKSFQNVLCIKRVSGLDEIERSDSHQDRARMVNDIITDAHSAGLQTSI, from the coding sequence atggaAGCATGGCCATTACTCCCTGCTCACCCTAACATTTCCCTCCCTGAGACTCTTTTCTCCAACAACTTCATCCCAGGGAACGAGTCTGATTTCGGCCTGGAAGACGACCGTGTCATCACCCCTTCCTTCGACCAGACCAGCTCTGTGGTCATCACCTTCATGTACTTTGTGGTATGCGCTGTCGGACTCTGCGGCAATGCCCTGGTTATGTATGTAATCCTTCGATATGCCAAGATGAAGACCGTCACCAACATCTACATCCTTAACCTGGCTGTGGCCGATGTTCTGTGTATGCTCAGTCTCCCCTTCATTGCAATTCAGCTAGCACTGCTCCACTGGCCTTTTGGTGGTGCTATCTGCCGCATTGTCCTAACCTTGGATTCACTGAACCAGTTCACCAGCATCTTCTTCCTGACTGTGATGAGCATCGACCGGTACCTTGCTGTGGTGCACCCCATCAAGTCCACCAAGTGGCGCAAGCCCCTGGTGGCCAAGACAATCAGCCTGGCCATGTGGGGTGTGTCTCTGCTAGTCAATTTGCCAATCATGATCTACAGTGGTCTGAACACCAATAAAAATGAGGCCCGAACCTGCACCATTCTGTGGCCAGAGCCAAGGAACACCTACTACACTGCCTTCATCTTCTACATGTTCTTTGTGGGATTCTTTCTGCCGCTGGTAGTCATTTGTTTGTGCTACCTGTTCATTGTGATCAAGGTAAGGTCCTCGGGCATGCGGGTGGGTTCCAGCAAGCGCAAGCGCTCAGAGCGTAAGGTGACACGCATGGTGTCcattgtggtggtggttttcGTACTCTGCTGGCTGCCTTTCTACATGTTCAACGTGGCATCGGTGACTGGTTCACTCACAGCTACGCCAGTGCTGAAGAGCACCTTCGACTTTGTTGTAGTGCTGGGATATGCCAACAGCTGTGCCAACCCCTTTCTCTATGCATTCCTGTCTGACAACTTCAAGAAGAGCTTCCAGAATGTTCTGTGCATCAAGCGTGTGAGTGGCCTGGATGAGATAGAGCGAAGCGATAGCCACCAGGACAGGGCACGTATGGTCAATGACATCATCACGGACGCTCACAGTGCTGGTCTGCAAACCAGCATCTAG